One Thermococcus kodakarensis KOD1 genomic window carries:
- a CDS encoding DUF3368 domain-containing protein produces MIVVSDSGPLIALAKIEKLELLRELFGEIVIPRAVWAEVVEKGRGRPGSREVSEAEWIKVQDVNDRLSVEILMKEIEIGEAEAIVLARELNADLLVLDERIPRIIAKSLGIKVAGTLALLFIAKERGLLKEDLEPLLLELRTKGVRFSDKVVEALRKRFIKT; encoded by the coding sequence ATGATAGTTGTATCCGACTCCGGACCGCTAATAGCCCTTGCAAAGATTGAAAAACTGGAACTTCTACGAGAGCTGTTTGGTGAGATTGTCATCCCCCGAGCCGTATGGGCAGAGGTAGTAGAGAAGGGCAGAGGCCGTCCTGGCTCCCGGGAAGTGAGCGAAGCAGAATGGATAAAGGTTCAGGACGTAAACGACAGGTTGAGCGTTGAAATCCTCATGAAGGAGATCGAGATTGGAGAGGCCGAGGCCATAGTGCTCGCCAGGGAGCTGAACGCGGATTTGCTGGTTCTCGATGAGAGGATCCCGAGGATCATAGCGAAGTCCCTCGGAATAAAGGTTGCGGGAACCCTGGCGCTGCTTTTCATCGCCAAAGAAAGGGGCCTCCTAAAAGAAGACCTCGAACCCCTGTTGCTTGAGCTCAGGACCAAAGGAGTCCGCTTCAGCGATAAGGTTGTTGAAGCTTTGAGGAAGCGGTTCATTAAAACCTGA
- a CDS encoding UPF0175 family protein, with amino-acid sequence MGEVTVVIPSDLSRILRVDEKQLPKLVRIYLAVELYREGVVSLGKAAEIAGVTKAEMMEILASKGVPLNYTEEDLQEDIETLERLL; translated from the coding sequence ATGGGAGAAGTCACCGTTGTCATTCCCTCAGACCTCTCGCGAATCCTCAGAGTCGATGAGAAACAGCTACCAAAGCTTGTCAGGATATACCTCGCCGTTGAACTCTATCGGGAGGGCGTAGTTAGCCTTGGAAAGGCGGCAGAGATTGCTGGGGTCACCAAAGCAGAGATGATGGAAATTCTGGCCTCCAAGGGCGTTCCTTTGAACTACACTGAGGAAGATCTCCAGGAGGACATAGAAACCCTGGAGAGGTTACTATGA
- the purT gene encoding phosphoribosylglycinamide formyltransferase 2: MIRPRDELGTATTDSAQKIVLLGSGELGKEIAIEAQRLGVEVIAVDRYANAPAMQIAHRSYVGDMRKADFLFSVVEREKPDAIIPEIEAINLDALFELEKDGYFVVPNAKATWIAMHRERTRETLAREAKVPTSRYTYASTLDELYEACEKIGYPCHTKAIMSSSGKGSYFVKGPEDVPKAWEEAKKKARGSAEKLIVEEHIDFDVEITELAVRHYDENGEVVTTFPKPVGHYQIDGDYHSSWQPAEISERAEREVYRIAKRITDVLGGLGIFGVEMFVKGDKVWANEVSPRPHDTGMVTLASHPTGFSEFGLHLRAVLGLPIPGEWVDGYRLFPMLTPAATHVIKANVSGYSPRFRGLAKALSVPNATVRLFGKPEAYPGRRLGVAIAWDKDVGEAKRKAEMVAHSIELRTRSANWHSQDYEKRKHLL, from the coding sequence ATGATAAGGCCCCGCGATGAACTTGGAACTGCCACGACTGATTCCGCTCAGAAGATAGTCCTCCTCGGGAGCGGAGAGCTCGGGAAGGAGATAGCGATCGAGGCCCAAAGGCTGGGAGTTGAGGTCATCGCCGTTGACCGCTACGCCAACGCCCCAGCTATGCAGATTGCCCACCGCTCCTACGTGGGAGACATGAGGAAAGCAGACTTTCTCTTTTCAGTCGTCGAGAGGGAGAAACCGGATGCGATAATTCCAGAGATCGAGGCTATAAATCTAGATGCCCTCTTCGAGCTTGAGAAAGACGGCTACTTCGTAGTTCCGAACGCCAAAGCAACGTGGATAGCAATGCACCGCGAGAGGACGAGGGAGACCCTGGCAAGGGAAGCGAAGGTTCCAACTTCCAGATACACTTATGCCTCAACTCTCGACGAGCTCTACGAGGCCTGTGAAAAGATAGGCTACCCCTGCCACACCAAGGCCATAATGAGCTCCTCGGGGAAGGGCTCCTACTTCGTCAAAGGCCCTGAGGACGTCCCGAAAGCCTGGGAGGAGGCCAAGAAGAAAGCCAGGGGAAGTGCCGAGAAACTCATCGTGGAGGAGCACATAGACTTCGATGTGGAGATTACGGAGTTAGCTGTGAGGCACTACGACGAAAACGGTGAGGTAGTAACTACTTTCCCCAAGCCCGTTGGCCACTATCAGATTGACGGCGACTACCACTCGAGCTGGCAGCCAGCCGAGATAAGCGAAAGGGCCGAGAGGGAAGTTTACAGGATAGCGAAGCGCATAACGGACGTTCTCGGCGGACTGGGCATCTTTGGCGTCGAGATGTTCGTGAAAGGCGATAAGGTATGGGCAAACGAGGTCTCCCCGAGGCCCCACGACACCGGCATGGTGACTCTGGCATCTCACCCCACTGGATTTTCGGAGTTTGGACTTCACCTTAGGGCAGTTCTCGGACTCCCGATTCCAGGCGAGTGGGTAGACGGTTACAGGCTCTTCCCTATGCTTACTCCAGCGGCCACTCACGTCATAAAGGCCAACGTTTCCGGTTATTCACCGCGCTTTAGGGGGCTGGCAAAGGCTCTCAGCGTCCCGAACGCCACAGTGAGGCTCTTCGGCAAGCCCGAGGCCTACCCTGGAAGGAGGCTCGGCGTTGCAATAGCGTGGGACAAAGACGTGGGAGAGGCAAAGAGGAAGGCCGAAATGGTGGCCCACTCGATAGAGCTGAGGACGAGATCAGCTAACTGGCACTCCCAGGACTACGAGAAGAGAAAGCACTTACTCTGA
- the purF gene encoding amidophosphoribosyltransferase, with protein MREKCGVFAALSENAPKKAYYALIALQHRGQESAGISVWKHRIRTVAGRGLIQDVFNGKTLSSLRSNLAIGHVRYSTSGSLSETQPLETECCGKRIAVAHNGTLTNFLPLRKSYENRGVRFHHSVDSELLGISFLWHLNETGDEFEAMREVFNEVKGAYSVALLFDGKILVARDSVGFRPLSYGIGDGHYFASEDSALRLFVDETEGGEIRDVRPGEVFLLSEGSVESRVLAREKHHHCVFEYIYFARPDSTIDGVNVYHARVKMGRELARESPADADVVIAVPDSGRAAALGFSMESGIPYSEGLIKNRYIGRTFITPGQFYRELKVKLKLSPVREVINGKRVVLVDDSIVRGTTMRRLVSLLRKAGAKEVHVRIASPPIRHPCYMGIDIPTRHELIAAFGSVEKVRGAIGADSLAYLSVEGLIRAVGKKDLCLACLTGEYPEWAFRF; from the coding sequence ATGCGCGAAAAGTGCGGGGTCTTTGCAGCACTCTCAGAGAACGCGCCGAAGAAAGCATACTACGCCCTGATAGCCCTCCAGCACCGCGGCCAGGAGAGCGCCGGAATAAGTGTATGGAAGCACAGGATAAGAACCGTCGCTGGCAGGGGGCTTATCCAGGACGTTTTCAATGGGAAAACCCTCTCATCCCTTCGCTCCAACCTCGCGATCGGTCACGTCCGCTACTCCACATCCGGCTCTCTCAGCGAGACTCAGCCTCTTGAAACGGAGTGCTGTGGAAAGAGGATAGCAGTTGCCCACAACGGCACCCTCACGAACTTTCTCCCTCTGAGAAAGAGTTATGAGAATAGGGGGGTTAGGTTTCACCACTCCGTTGATTCTGAACTTCTTGGGATTTCGTTTCTCTGGCACCTGAATGAGACCGGCGACGAGTTTGAGGCCATGAGAGAAGTCTTTAACGAGGTTAAGGGCGCTTATTCGGTTGCTCTGCTCTTCGACGGCAAAATCCTCGTAGCGAGAGATTCCGTAGGGTTCAGGCCCCTGAGCTATGGGATTGGAGACGGCCACTACTTTGCGAGCGAGGATTCGGCTTTGAGGCTTTTCGTTGACGAGACTGAGGGCGGGGAAATAAGGGACGTTCGGCCGGGTGAGGTCTTTCTACTCTCGGAAGGGAGTGTGGAGAGTAGAGTTCTGGCGAGGGAGAAGCACCACCACTGCGTCTTCGAGTACATCTACTTCGCCCGGCCAGACAGCACAATAGACGGCGTGAACGTCTATCATGCGAGGGTGAAGATGGGAAGGGAACTTGCTAGGGAGAGTCCCGCCGATGCAGATGTTGTGATAGCGGTTCCCGACTCTGGGAGGGCAGCAGCGTTGGGCTTTTCGATGGAAAGCGGGATACCCTACTCGGAGGGGCTGATAAAGAACCGCTACATCGGGAGGACTTTCATAACCCCCGGCCAGTTCTACAGGGAGCTTAAGGTAAAGCTCAAGCTCTCGCCCGTGAGGGAGGTCATCAACGGAAAGAGAGTCGTTCTCGTTGATGATTCCATAGTCAGGGGGACGACCATGAGGAGACTAGTCTCCCTTCTGAGGAAAGCGGGAGCGAAGGAAGTGCACGTGAGAATAGCGTCGCCGCCTATAAGGCACCCCTGCTACATGGGTATAGACATCCCGACGAGGCACGAACTTATAGCTGCCTTCGGGAGCGTTGAGAAGGTGAGGGGAGCGATAGGTGCTGACAGCCTGGCATATTTAAGCGTTGAGGGCCTTATCAGGGCTGTTGGCAAGAAAGACCTATGCCTGGCGTGCCTCACAGGGGAGTACCCTGAGTGGGCCTTCAGGTTTTAA
- the purM gene encoding phosphoribosylformylglycinamidine cyclo-ligase gives MLTYAQAGVDDEKTSRALKSIISLAKGTFEFRRGKLGEPAEDLGHYAALMDFGDFYLAITTDGVGTKVLVAEAVGKFDTIGIDMIAMNVNDLLCVGAEPVALVDYLAVKEPDERVFEGIAQGLYEGARQAGIAIVGGETAVMPDLINGFDLAGTAIGVVEKRKVITGKKIRPGDAVIGIKSSGIHSNGLTLARKLLIPKYGLDYEYEGKKLWEWLLEPTRIYVKAVLELIENVKVHGLAHITGGGLLNLKRLTSFGFSIEMPPIEGIFRLIYENGVPLEEMFRVFNMGVGMVAVVPREEKEEALQLLNRHFESFELGKVVGEPGIRVENYGIKL, from the coding sequence ATGCTGACCTACGCTCAGGCGGGAGTCGATGATGAAAAGACTTCGAGGGCCTTGAAAAGCATAATCTCTCTTGCCAAGGGGACTTTCGAGTTCAGAAGGGGTAAGCTCGGAGAGCCGGCCGAAGACCTCGGCCACTACGCGGCCTTAATGGACTTTGGTGACTTCTATCTTGCCATTACTACGGACGGAGTTGGGACGAAGGTTTTGGTGGCTGAGGCCGTCGGGAAGTTCGACACGATAGGAATAGACATGATAGCGATGAACGTAAACGACCTGCTCTGCGTTGGGGCCGAGCCGGTCGCTTTGGTTGACTATCTTGCCGTTAAAGAGCCGGATGAAAGAGTGTTCGAGGGGATAGCGCAGGGCCTATACGAGGGGGCAAGGCAGGCTGGAATAGCTATCGTCGGAGGCGAGACCGCTGTGATGCCTGATCTAATCAACGGCTTTGATCTGGCTGGAACGGCCATCGGAGTCGTTGAGAAGAGGAAGGTGATTACCGGGAAGAAAATCAGGCCGGGGGATGCTGTGATTGGAATAAAGAGCTCGGGAATACACTCCAACGGTCTTACTCTTGCTAGAAAGCTCCTCATCCCCAAGTACGGTCTCGACTACGAGTACGAGGGGAAAAAGCTCTGGGAGTGGCTCCTCGAACCTACGAGGATTTACGTCAAGGCCGTCCTTGAGCTTATCGAGAACGTTAAGGTGCACGGCTTGGCACACATAACAGGAGGGGGCCTTCTCAACCTCAAGCGCCTTACTTCCTTCGGCTTCTCCATTGAGATGCCGCCTATTGAGGGAATCTTCAGGCTAATCTATGAGAACGGCGTCCCTCTTGAGGAGATGTTCCGCGTTTTCAACATGGGCGTCGGGATGGTTGCCGTTGTCCCGCGGGAGGAGAAGGAAGAGGCCCTCCAGCTCCTAAACAGACACTTCGAGAGCTTCGAGCTCGGAAAGGTTGTGGGAGAGCCTGGAATAAGGGTCGAGAATTATGGGATAAAACTTTAA
- the fdhF gene encoding formate dehydrogenase subunit alpha, which yields MKKVVCPYCGFGCKLLIDPATLKVKPYKGEPNKGKLCPKGLYSTEIVKSRDRLKRPLKRVGSKIVPISWGQAMEEISNKLLEVRELYGPDAVAFLASSKVSNEENYLLQKIARLFGTNNIDNCARLCHEASVHALKLAVGTGAQTNPYEDIPKFKSVLIWGYNPAETHPVVMDYILRAKKSGAKIIVVDVRETRTMAFADHRLIIRPGTDIVLANALAHVIIEEELYNEEFIRSRTTGFSEVRMAVKKYTPEYAERATGVPAEKIKEVARDFSLAGSGAEMWGMGLTQHVSGVENVLALINLALLLGYIGERGGLYPMRGQNNVQGAAYMGALSEFLPGYVPLTDGKFRKRVAGLWGVDDLPTERGLYLTELWDAIEKGDVRALYIVGENPAVSEADFMRVRRALRNLDLLVVQDIFPTRTARYAHYLLPASAFCEKAGSYMNSERRIQWSEKVCEPAYDSKPDWEILTMLGKALGLPGFNYTSVEEITAEYFRLFPELEEKSVEELKNSDGIFLPKKRLHTWEFATPDGKARFMAVEWIPPWEGPDDKYPFVLTTVRLIGHYNTGEMTLRSPSLVRLMGEPKALISREDAERLGIQNGDWVEVETRRGKIRMTAEIGDVPQGVIAVPFHFKANKLTSHALNKAGTPEFKFAAARVRKV from the coding sequence GTGAAGAAGGTCGTCTGTCCTTACTGCGGCTTTGGCTGCAAACTTCTCATTGATCCCGCCACACTTAAAGTAAAGCCATACAAGGGCGAGCCAAACAAAGGAAAGCTCTGTCCCAAGGGCTTATATTCTACTGAGATCGTCAAATCCAGAGACAGACTCAAAAGACCGCTCAAGCGCGTCGGCTCAAAAATAGTTCCAATAAGCTGGGGGCAGGCGATGGAGGAGATATCGAATAAGCTTTTGGAGGTAAGGGAACTTTACGGCCCCGATGCGGTTGCCTTTCTGGCGTCTTCCAAGGTCTCCAACGAGGAGAACTACCTGCTCCAGAAGATAGCGCGCCTCTTCGGCACGAACAACATAGACAACTGTGCAAGGCTGTGCCACGAGGCCTCCGTTCATGCCCTCAAGCTGGCCGTTGGTACGGGGGCGCAGACCAACCCCTACGAGGACATACCGAAGTTCAAATCCGTCCTGATCTGGGGATACAACCCAGCCGAGACCCACCCAGTCGTCATGGACTATATTCTGAGAGCAAAGAAGAGCGGTGCCAAGATTATAGTCGTTGACGTGAGGGAAACGAGGACGATGGCCTTCGCTGACCATAGGCTCATAATAAGGCCCGGGACTGACATAGTCCTAGCCAACGCTCTCGCTCATGTCATAATCGAGGAGGAGCTCTACAACGAGGAGTTCATCCGGAGCAGGACAACTGGCTTCTCTGAGGTAAGAATGGCGGTCAAAAAGTACACTCCAGAGTACGCCGAGAGGGCAACTGGAGTTCCTGCAGAAAAGATCAAGGAAGTGGCGAGGGATTTCTCCCTGGCCGGAAGCGGGGCAGAGATGTGGGGGATGGGGTTAACCCAGCACGTTTCAGGTGTAGAGAACGTGCTCGCGCTCATAAACCTCGCACTGCTTCTCGGTTACATCGGCGAGAGGGGAGGCCTCTACCCGATGCGCGGCCAGAACAACGTGCAGGGGGCCGCTTATATGGGCGCTCTGAGCGAGTTTTTACCCGGCTACGTCCCGCTCACTGACGGGAAGTTCAGGAAGAGAGTTGCAGGGCTCTGGGGCGTTGATGACCTCCCGACGGAGAGGGGCCTCTACCTCACCGAGCTGTGGGATGCGATAGAGAAGGGCGACGTTAGGGCACTCTACATCGTCGGCGAGAACCCGGCTGTCAGCGAGGCCGACTTCATGAGGGTTAGAAGGGCCTTAAGGAATCTTGACTTACTCGTCGTCCAGGACATCTTCCCCACGAGGACGGCCCGCTATGCCCACTATCTCCTTCCAGCTTCGGCCTTCTGTGAGAAAGCTGGAAGCTACATGAACAGCGAGAGGAGAATTCAATGGAGCGAGAAAGTCTGCGAGCCAGCATACGACTCAAAGCCCGACTGGGAGATACTGACGATGCTCGGAAAGGCACTCGGTCTGCCTGGCTTTAACTACACCTCAGTTGAGGAAATAACCGCCGAGTACTTCAGGTTATTCCCGGAGCTTGAGGAGAAGAGCGTAGAGGAGCTGAAGAACTCGGACGGAATCTTCCTGCCGAAGAAGAGGCTTCACACCTGGGAGTTTGCAACGCCGGATGGAAAAGCCCGCTTCATGGCAGTTGAGTGGATACCTCCCTGGGAGGGCCCAGACGATAAGTACCCCTTTGTCCTCACGACGGTCAGGCTTATAGGTCACTACAACACCGGGGAGATGACGCTGAGGAGCCCGTCACTTGTCAGACTCATGGGCGAGCCAAAAGCACTGATAAGCCGTGAAGATGCTGAGAGACTCGGGATACAGAACGGGGACTGGGTAGAGGTGGAGACGAGGCGCGGGAAGATCAGAATGACGGCGGAGATTGGGGACGTGCCCCAAGGAGTTATCGCCGTCCCCTTCCACTTCAAGGCCAACAAGCTGACGAGCCATGCGCTAAACAAGGCCGGAACGCCAGAATTTAAGTTCGCGGCGGCTAGGGTTAGGAAAGTCTAA
- the pdxT gene encoding pyridoxal 5'-phosphate synthase glutaminase subunit PdxT: protein MVKVGVIGLQGDVEEHIWAARRALENLGVSGDVIWLKKPEQLENISAIIIPGGESTTISRLMVKNGLFEPVKKLGEEGLPIMGTCAGLIMLSKEVIGATPEQKFLELLDVKVNRNAYGRQVDSFEAPIKLAFSGEPFPGVFIRAPRIVELLSERVKPIAWLGDRVVGVEQDNIIGLEFHPELTDDTRVHEYFLRKAV from the coding sequence ATGGTCAAGGTAGGTGTCATTGGCCTTCAGGGAGACGTGGAGGAGCATATCTGGGCTGCTAGGAGAGCCCTTGAAAACCTCGGCGTCTCTGGAGATGTTATCTGGCTAAAGAAGCCGGAGCAGCTTGAGAACATCTCGGCCATCATAATCCCTGGAGGAGAGAGCACCACAATCTCAAGACTCATGGTGAAGAACGGCCTCTTCGAACCTGTAAAGAAGCTCGGCGAGGAAGGTCTTCCCATCATGGGCACCTGTGCAGGTCTGATAATGCTCTCAAAGGAGGTTATCGGCGCTACCCCGGAGCAGAAGTTCCTCGAACTTCTCGACGTGAAGGTTAACAGGAACGCCTACGGCAGGCAGGTGGACAGCTTCGAGGCCCCAATAAAGCTCGCCTTCAGCGGCGAACCATTCCCGGGTGTCTTCATTCGCGCCCCGAGAATAGTGGAGCTCCTCAGCGAGAGGGTGAAGCCGATAGCCTGGCTTGGGGACAGGGTCGTTGGAGTTGAGCAGGACAACATCATCGGCCTTGAGTTCCACCCAGAGCTGACCGACGACACGAGGGTGCACGAGTACTTCTTGAGGAAGGCAGTTTGA
- a CDS encoding DUF4932 domain-containing protein, protein MKPKIETLLVFFLVGIVVAAGCISSNTTQPSTETGTTSTTELGRDSNSTTNTASYATANHTADITVEINPNLELFSVVYILAFNGSDPFIMAPKEYIQDVLTYFGPYNDSVVVGYVRDVFGPSLPYYTRDYSIMKFGNKLAKLEYLGNITNDSVLAVDLRLLSEFARESNFSAFYRAHLKEYSKATSNISAYINCAIPIYWRFFGKWYTKFRIEASYSVWIHPHASWENETSYYIGWISHNTTPRRLYGQVRRMFHEFAHPFVGEFLDENFQLFEGMDYYLDEIKKELPALTTYDTPHYGSFSRYLNELLTESIAKYAALKCGIPKDYMTYSTLLMSMYFPPLSKLLEEYDVVWKTNSTLPQYAPTLAEHMRTWATPTNISTLYWELSPVTWDHEWNTAFHYGRVVIVPGSSEQEREAAKTIKDALEDSYNEEFGQAPSIEIKAYDELTPEDTKANLILIGTPQTNDLVKELNDGLPVKFVFNGSWILQRDSASVKEFFSFEITNQSVKQLPLEYPTPSPWGVIETIRNPWNDRTYITVLAGTNESLIMQAFWRGFPSYVLVGDNYFEVGFYIQGG, encoded by the coding sequence GTGAAGCCCAAAATAGAGACGCTGTTGGTGTTTTTCCTCGTTGGAATCGTTGTGGCAGCAGGATGTATTTCTTCGAACACTACCCAGCCTTCTACCGAAACTGGTACTACCAGCACCACGGAACTTGGGAGGGATTCCAACTCCACAACAAATACGGCGAGCTACGCAACAGCAAACCACACCGCAGATATAACTGTCGAGATTAATCCAAATCTGGAGCTGTTCTCGGTCGTGTACATTCTCGCTTTCAATGGAAGCGATCCTTTCATAATGGCCCCCAAGGAGTACATACAGGATGTTTTAACTTATTTTGGCCCGTACAATGACAGTGTAGTCGTTGGATATGTTCGTGATGTATTTGGCCCGTCACTCCCGTATTACACTAGGGACTATTCAATAATGAAATTTGGCAACAAATTGGCGAAGTTAGAATACCTTGGGAACATAACCAACGATAGTGTGTTGGCAGTAGATTTGAGGCTCTTATCAGAGTTTGCCAGAGAGAGCAACTTCAGTGCATTTTATCGGGCACATCTGAAAGAATATTCAAAGGCGACTTCCAATATCTCAGCATACATAAACTGTGCAATCCCTATATACTGGCGTTTTTTCGGAAAGTGGTACACCAAGTTCAGGATTGAAGCTTCGTACTCAGTATGGATACACCCCCACGCCAGTTGGGAGAATGAAACCAGTTATTACATCGGATGGATCTCGCATAATACGACTCCCCGCAGACTTTACGGTCAGGTTCGCAGGATGTTCCATGAGTTTGCACATCCCTTCGTGGGGGAGTTCCTGGATGAAAACTTCCAGCTTTTTGAGGGCATGGACTACTACTTAGACGAAATCAAAAAAGAACTGCCAGCGTTGACCACCTACGATACACCCCATTACGGTTCCTTCTCTAGGTATCTTAATGAGTTATTAACCGAAAGCATAGCAAAGTACGCGGCTCTAAAGTGTGGCATACCCAAAGACTACATGACTTACTCAACGTTGCTGATGTCAATGTATTTCCCTCCACTATCCAAACTCCTCGAAGAGTACGATGTTGTGTGGAAGACCAACAGCACTTTGCCTCAGTACGCACCCACATTGGCCGAACACATGAGAACGTGGGCGACTCCAACCAACATAAGCACCCTCTACTGGGAGCTCTCTCCAGTAACATGGGACCATGAGTGGAACACTGCCTTCCATTACGGTCGGGTGGTTATAGTCCCCGGATCGAGTGAACAAGAAAGAGAAGCCGCTAAAACCATTAAGGATGCCCTCGAGGACTCTTACAATGAGGAGTTTGGCCAAGCACCATCAATAGAGATAAAAGCCTACGATGAGCTGACTCCCGAGGATACCAAGGCCAACTTGATCCTCATTGGAACGCCGCAGACAAACGACCTAGTGAAAGAGCTCAACGACGGACTTCCGGTGAAGTTCGTTTTCAATGGATCGTGGATTCTCCAGAGAGACAGCGCATCAGTGAAAGAGTTTTTCTCGTTTGAAATTACAAACCAGTCCGTGAAGCAGTTGCCACTGGAGTATCCAACACCCTCCCCCTGGGGAGTTATAGAGACCATAAGAAACCCCTGGAACGACAGGACTTACATCACAGTATTAGCTGGGACAAACGAATCCTTAATAATGCAGGCATTTTGGCGGGGGTTTCCAAGCTATGTCCTGGTTGGGGACAACTACTTTGAGGTTGGGTTCTACATACAAGGAGGATAG
- the purC gene encoding phosphoribosylaminoimidazolesuccinocarboxamide synthase: MDVYEGKAKKIIPLDDGKVIMEFKDDATAFNGEKKAQFRGKGWLNAQISAHLFRVLEASGIKTHFIGVAGDNRLIVERLKMYPLEVVVRNVVAGSLKKRLPLEEGTELPEPIIEFYYKNDDLGDPMINQYHARVLGVGESELKEMEKIALQVNDVLRKYFAERGIILVDFKLEFGKNTRGEIVLGDEISPDTCRFWDAETKESLDKDVFRFGKGDLISAYERLYERITGEAPVRR, from the coding sequence GTGGACGTCTACGAAGGAAAGGCCAAGAAAATAATCCCTCTCGATGACGGTAAGGTCATTATGGAGTTCAAGGACGATGCGACCGCTTTTAATGGCGAGAAGAAGGCCCAATTCAGAGGAAAGGGCTGGCTCAACGCCCAGATAAGCGCCCATCTTTTCAGGGTTCTTGAGGCGAGCGGCATAAAGACACACTTCATTGGGGTTGCCGGAGACAACAGGCTCATAGTCGAGAGGCTGAAGATGTATCCCCTTGAGGTTGTGGTGCGGAACGTCGTTGCTGGAAGTCTAAAGAAGCGCCTCCCGCTTGAGGAGGGCACTGAACTCCCAGAGCCGATAATAGAGTTTTATTACAAGAACGATGACCTTGGGGACCCCATGATAAACCAGTACCACGCCAGAGTCCTGGGTGTGGGTGAGAGCGAACTTAAAGAGATGGAAAAAATTGCCCTTCAGGTGAACGATGTCCTGAGAAAGTACTTCGCGGAGAGGGGGATAATCCTGGTTGACTTCAAGCTGGAGTTCGGAAAGAACACGAGGGGCGAAATAGTCCTCGGCGACGAGATAAGCCCCGACACCTGCCGCTTCTGGGATGCCGAAACCAAGGAGAGCCTCGACAAGGACGTCTTCCGCTTCGGCAAGGGCGATCTCATCTCCGCCTACGAGAGGCTCTATGAGAGGATCACAGGCGAAGCTCCCGTTCGTAGGTAA